A window of Bacteroidota bacterium contains these coding sequences:
- a CDS encoding N-acetyltransferase: MEKEWYAHPTAVIDEGCVIGKGSKIWHFSHLMPGCVLGENCNIGQNVVISPEVILGRNVKVQNNVSIYTGVSCDDDVFLGPSCVFTNVVNPRSAVNRRGQYSKTHVGRGASIGANATIVCGHDIGEFAFIGAGAVVTKTVPAYALVVGNPARQMGWMSEYGHRLEFNTEGIAVCPESDEPYKLENGAVRKLGKAL, from the coding sequence ATGGAAAAAGAATGGTATGCCCACCCCACAGCCGTTATTGATGAAGGTTGTGTAATTGGCAAGGGATCCAAAATCTGGCATTTCTCGCATCTTATGCCCGGCTGTGTGCTGGGCGAAAACTGCAACATCGGACAGAACGTGGTGATTTCGCCTGAAGTAATTCTGGGGCGGAATGTGAAAGTGCAGAACAACGTTTCCATTTACACGGGTGTAAGCTGTGATGATGATGTGTTTTTGGGCCCTTCGTGCGTTTTCACCAATGTGGTTAATCCGCGCAGTGCAGTTAACCGCCGCGGACAGTATTCGAAAACCCACGTGGGGCGCGGCGCCAGTATCGGGGCTAATGCCACGATTGTGTGCGGCCATGATATCGGCGAGTTTGCTTTTATCGGCGCAGGTGCGGTAGTTACCAAAACTGTTCCGGCTTATGCGCTGGTAGTGGGTAACCCTGCACGGCAAATGGGCTGGATGAGCGAATATGGCCACCGCCTTGAATTTAACACCGAGGGGATTGCTGTTTGTCCGGAAAGCGATGAACCGTACAAACTCGAAAACGGCGCCGTGCGCAAACTGGGAAAAGCCTTATGA
- a CDS encoding Gfo/Idh/MocA family oxidoreductase codes for MSEPIKFAVVGQGHIGKRHAEMVRRNPDTRLVAVCDVMPKEQLGLAGIEEPCYQSIDDLLAAHPDVEVVNVCTPNGLHSSHALKALSAGRHVVVEKPMALSRRDCEQIIHTALDKHKQVFCVMQNRYSPPSVWMKDVVENKIIGDVYMVQLNCYWNRDARYYKAGSWKGKQDLDGGTLFTQFSHWIDLLYWLFGDIDNIQARFADFNHAGLTEFEDSGFVSFRFVNGGMGCINFSTAVWDTNLESSITVVGSKGSVKVGGQYMDKVEYCHIDGYTLPELAPTNPANDYGSYKGSANNHHYVIQNVVDALRGKTSITTNALEGLKVVDMIERIYALRGTDRKS; via the coding sequence ATGAGTGAACCAATAAAATTTGCCGTAGTAGGCCAGGGGCATATCGGAAAACGCCATGCCGAAATGGTGCGCCGAAATCCTGATACCCGCCTGGTGGCCGTGTGCGATGTAATGCCGAAAGAACAACTGGGGCTTGCCGGCATTGAAGAACCCTGCTATCAGTCGATAGACGATTTGCTTGCCGCACATCCCGATGTGGAAGTTGTGAACGTGTGTACACCCAATGGTTTGCATTCCTCACATGCACTCAAAGCACTTTCGGCCGGCCGCCATGTAGTGGTGGAAAAACCAATGGCGCTGTCGCGCCGCGACTGTGAGCAGATCATTCACACTGCGCTCGACAAGCATAAACAGGTTTTCTGCGTGATGCAAAACCGGTATTCGCCACCATCCGTGTGGATGAAAGACGTGGTGGAAAACAAGATTATTGGTGATGTGTATATGGTGCAGCTAAACTGCTACTGGAACCGCGATGCCCGCTATTACAAAGCCGGCTCATGGAAAGGCAAGCAGGATCTTGACGGCGGCACCCTGTTTACACAGTTCTCGCATTGGATTGATTTGCTCTACTGGCTTTTCGGCGATATCGACAATATACAGGCCCGCTTTGCCGATTTCAATCATGCCGGGCTTACCGAGTTTGAAGATTCGGGTTTTGTAAGTTTCCGTTTCGTAAACGGCGGTATGGGCTGCATCAACTTTTCTACTGCGGTTTGGGACACCAACCTCGAAAGCAGTATTACTGTGGTAGGCAGCAAAGGCAGTGTAAAAGTAGGCGGTCAGTATATGGATAAAGTAGAATACTGCCATATTGATGGCTATACATTGCCCGAACTCGCGCCCACCAATCCGGCCAACGACTACGGGTCATACAAGGGCTCTGCCAACAACCACCATTACGTAATTCAGAATGTGGTTGATGCGCTTCGCGGGAAAACGTCTATTACTACCAATGCACTCGAAGGCCTTAAAGTGGTAGATATGATAGAACGCATTTATGCCCTGCGCGGGACCGACCGTAAATCCTGA
- a CDS encoding nucleotide sugar dehydrogenase has protein sequence MYNDILNKKAKVAVIGLGYVGLPIALAFARKVKVIGFDINASRVAMMKKGVDPSNELAKEDFKGCDIEFTASPDKLREAQFFIIAVPTPIDEHNLPDLKPLIGASNTVGKVLKKGDYVVYESTVYPGCTEEDCIPILERESKLKFKTDFKVGYSPERINPGDKEHTITKILKVVSGCDKESLDNIAKVYEIIVEPGTHRAPSIKAAEAAKIIENTQRDVNIALMNELSIIFGRMGINTYDVLEAAGTKWNFLKFSPGLVGGHCIGVDPYYLTYKAEALGYHARVINSGRYVNDSMGYYVAKNTVKKIIAAGKNISKSKVLVMGATFKEDVSDIRNSKVADIVKELKSFGVTVHVADPHADSEELKHEYGFGLNKTGKGYDGVILAVSHKEYKNLDEKYFASLLSPKGVVVDVKGMLRGKIRKLNYWSL, from the coding sequence ATTTATAACGATATTCTGAATAAAAAAGCCAAAGTAGCCGTAATTGGTCTTGGTTATGTGGGCCTTCCCATTGCCCTTGCTTTTGCGCGTAAGGTAAAAGTGATCGGCTTCGACATTAACGCCTCACGTGTGGCGATGATGAAGAAGGGCGTTGATCCCAGCAATGAACTTGCCAAAGAAGATTTCAAAGGCTGTGACATAGAGTTTACTGCCTCGCCCGATAAACTGCGGGAAGCACAGTTTTTTATCATTGCTGTGCCCACGCCTATTGACGAACACAATCTTCCCGACCTCAAGCCGCTCATCGGAGCTTCAAACACGGTTGGTAAAGTGCTCAAGAAAGGTGATTATGTAGTGTATGAGTCCACGGTTTATCCAGGATGTACTGAGGAAGACTGTATTCCGATTCTTGAACGTGAATCGAAGCTGAAATTCAAAACGGATTTCAAAGTGGGTTACTCGCCTGAGCGTATTAATCCGGGCGATAAAGAGCATACCATTACCAAAATTCTTAAAGTGGTATCGGGTTGTGACAAGGAAAGCCTTGATAATATTGCAAAGGTTTACGAAATTATTGTAGAGCCGGGTACACACCGTGCTCCCAGTATCAAAGCTGCTGAGGCCGCCAAGATTATTGAGAACACCCAGCGCGACGTGAATATTGCACTGATGAATGAGCTCTCGATTATTTTCGGGCGTATGGGGATTAATACGTATGATGTACTTGAAGCCGCCGGCACCAAGTGGAACTTTCTGAAATTTTCGCCCGGGCTTGTGGGCGGGCATTGTATAGGAGTGGATCCTTACTACCTCACATACAAAGCGGAAGCGCTGGGCTATCATGCCCGTGTAATTAATTCGGGACGATATGTAAACGACTCGATGGGTTACTATGTGGCCAAGAACACGGTTAAAAAAATTATTGCAGCCGGTAAAAATATTTCAAAGTCGAAAGTGCTTGTAATGGGCGCCACGTTTAAGGAAGACGTGAGCGACATCCGCAATTCGAAAGTGGCTGATATTGTAAAAGAGCTTAAATCGTTTGGGGTAACCGTACATGTGGCCGATCCTCATGCCGATAGTGAAGAATTGAAACATGAATACGGTTTCGGACTGAACAAAACCGGCAAAGGCTACGATGGCGTTATTCTGGCAGTAAGTCATAAGGAGTATAAAAACCTTGATGAAAAGTATTTTGCATCACTGCTTTCGCCCAAAGGGGTTGTGGTAGATGTGAAAGGTATGCTGCGCGGGAAAATCCGCAAACTCAATTACTGGAGCTTGTAA
- the rfbB gene encoding dTDP-glucose 4,6-dehydratase: MKNVLVTGGAGFIGSHVVRRLANAYPDYHIVNLDKLTYAGNLANLKDVEGRTNYTFVRGDIVDGAFVQELFAKYDFSFVVHLAAESHVDRSISNPIEFVMTNVVGTVNLLNAAKHHWQGNYEGRRFYHVSTDEVYGSLGDTGMFTEETRYDPHSPYSASKASSDHFVRAYHDTYQLPVVLSNCSNNYGSHHFPEKLIPLAIHNIVNRRPIPVYGTGENVRDWLWVEDHARAIDVILHKGKLGETYNIGGHNEWKNIDLIRLLCSLLDKKLNRKEGESASLITFVKDRAGHDMRYAIDASKLKDELGWVPSVTFEEGLDKTVDWYLANHDWLQNVTSGDYMNYYEQQYVKR; this comes from the coding sequence ATGAAAAACGTACTTGTTACCGGAGGAGCCGGATTTATCGGGTCGCATGTAGTTAGAAGGCTGGCGAATGCCTATCCTGATTATCATATTGTAAATCTGGATAAACTCACTTATGCCGGAAACCTTGCCAACCTGAAAGATGTGGAAGGCCGCACAAACTACACCTTTGTGCGTGGCGATATTGTTGACGGTGCTTTTGTGCAGGAATTATTTGCCAAGTACGATTTCAGTTTTGTGGTTCACCTTGCGGCTGAGTCGCATGTGGACCGGTCAATCTCAAACCCCATTGAGTTTGTAATGACCAATGTGGTAGGTACGGTTAATTTGCTGAATGCGGCCAAACATCACTGGCAGGGCAATTACGAAGGCCGCCGGTTCTATCATGTTTCTACCGATGAGGTGTACGGCTCGCTTGGCGATACCGGTATGTTTACCGAAGAAACCCGCTACGACCCGCACAGTCCTTATTCGGCATCCAAAGCAAGCTCCGATCATTTCGTGCGTGCTTATCACGATACCTATCAGCTTCCGGTGGTGCTTTCAAATTGCTCCAACAATTACGGCTCACATCATTTCCCCGAAAAACTCATTCCGCTTGCCATTCACAATATTGTAAACCGCCGGCCCATTCCGGTTTACGGCACCGGCGAAAATGTGCGCGACTGGCTTTGGGTTGAAGATCATGCCCGCGCCATTGACGTAATTCTGCACAAAGGTAAACTGGGCGAAACCTACAACATTGGCGGCCACAATGAGTGGAAGAATATTGATCTGATACGTTTGCTTTGCAGTTTGCTTGATAAGAAACTCAACCGCAAAGAAGGCGAATCGGCCAGTCTGATTACGTTTGTAAAAGACCGTGCCGGGCATGATATGCGATATGCTATTGACGCGTCGAAACTGAAAGACGAACTTGGCTGGGTGCCCAGCGTAACGTTTGAAGAAGGCCTCGATAAAACGGTTGACTGGTATCTTGCCAATCACGATTGGTTGCAAAATGTGACCTCGGGCGATTACATGAATTACTATGAGCAGCAGTATGTAAAGCGTTAA